In a single window of the Myxococcus stipitatus genome:
- a CDS encoding LptA/OstA family protein: protein MIEFLVMAFFVAQPLPAVAATPADGGTPPAADAGAQGQGSLAPLDLDAPIQINADLINGDKTHATLTGNVRATHRTLELKCDKMTAYFTQPRVVTRVVCTGGVNAVDGDRMARGERAEYDVASGVLVVTGSPEARQGTTYMRGTKVRLTLGSEKLEVENAVIIFESPPSTPAPARKKPARAPAAPADGGVPR, encoded by the coding sequence GTGATTGAGTTTCTCGTGATGGCCTTCTTCGTGGCGCAGCCGCTGCCGGCGGTGGCGGCGACGCCCGCAGACGGTGGGACGCCTCCGGCGGCGGACGCCGGGGCACAGGGGCAGGGCTCGCTGGCGCCGCTGGACCTGGACGCGCCCATCCAGATCAACGCCGACCTCATCAACGGCGACAAGACGCACGCGACGCTCACGGGCAACGTGAGGGCGACGCACCGCACGCTCGAGCTCAAGTGCGACAAGATGACGGCCTACTTCACCCAGCCGCGCGTCGTGACGCGGGTGGTGTGCACCGGCGGCGTCAACGCGGTGGATGGGGACCGCATGGCCCGCGGCGAGCGCGCCGAATACGACGTGGCCAGCGGCGTGCTGGTGGTGACGGGCTCGCCCGAGGCGCGCCAGGGCACCACGTACATGCGCGGGACGAAGGTCCGCCTCACGCTGGGCAGCGAGAAGCTCGAGGTGGAGAACGCCGTCATCATCTTCGAGTCCCCGCCGTCCACCCCCGCGCCCGCCCGGAAGAAGCCCGCGCGCGCGCCCGCCGCCCCCGCGGACGGAGGCGTGCCCCGGTGA